CCTCGGCGCGGCATACCTTGGCTTAGCGGAAGAAGGAAATTAGGAAAAATAGGGTGTGACGGGAAAGTTTGGGAGTAAGGGAAGGAAATTAGGGATTTCTAGGATACTATTAATACGGAAGGAGCATGGGATGTACTAATAGTAGCTCGAGGGTCCGGGAGCGCATACCCGTATCCACCTGAGAGATCGCCGGACAGGCAACAGCGCAGGTTGGATCCTCTGAACCTGAATGAGTAATTACGTTCTGCTTCCGTTAAAGTCCGAGAAACATAAGCGATCGGCCTCTCGCCGCGCGGCCCCGGCTGGCTCAGCACGCCCCCCACCCCGCGCGCGCTCGCGTCGCAAGTCAACAACAATTGTTTACTAGGGTCATAATGAGCCAATACTTCCGCGCTCTGTAATACCTTTTTTATCTCACTAAACGAATTCTCACACTCATGCGTCCATTTCCATTCTATCTCCTTTCTTAAGAGTTTATACAATGGCACTAAACGTGAACTAAAGTTTTTAACAAATTTTGAGAAAAAGTTTACTAGCCCAAGAAACGATCGTAACTCGGAAACATTTTGTGGTTTTTGTATTCCTTGTATCGCCTCCACTTTGGCCGGGTCTGCCTTGATACCTTCCCTTGAGACGATATAACCTAAATAAGAAACTTCTTTTGCTAGGAAAACacacttacttaatttaatttttaacccATTCTCTTTAAGTTTTAGAAATACCGACTCTAAAGCTTGTAAATGTTCTTCTTTCGTCCGTCCACATATTATGACGTCATCTAAAAATGTGTAAACATTGGGTAGTCCGCCTAGTAAGTTATACATTAAGCGTTGGAATATTCCTGGGCTTGAAGACAACCCGTATACCaatcttttatatttaaataaaccccTATGTGTGTTGATGACCGTGAATTTGGCTGAATCATCCAGCTCAACCTGATTATATGCCTGGGATAAATCTATTTTACTGAAGTATTGTGCCCCATTTAAACCTACTAGAATATCCTCTATCCTTGGCAACGGGAAACGATCGACCAAAAGCGCAGGGTTCAGGGTCAATTTATAGTCCGCGCAAATCCTAAGCGTACCGTCAGATTTATTCACTGGAACCAAAGGGGAGGCCCAGTCGGAGCTGTCGACGGGCTCGATGACACCGGCGCGTAGCATCTTGTCCAGCTCGGCGTCTACGCGCTCGCGCAGCGCATATGGCACCGGCCTCGCCCGGTGGAACACGGGCTCCGCGCCCTCGCGCACGCGCAGTGTTGCACACCCACCGCTGTACCGCCCCAACCCGCCATTGAACAGTTCTTTATACCTACCGAGCAAACAATGAATTTCGTTAGTCATCGATTTAGTTGTATTAATGTAGTTTGACTTAAACTCTGGGATCTGAACACCCAACTCTGCCAACCACTGCCTACCCAGCAGCGAGGTCGTCCCTCCCTCTATTATATAAAGGTCcaagtgttttgtttttcgCCTGTACGTCACTTCGGGTTTGATAATACCAGTAGGACGTATTCTAGAACCATCATAAAACTTGATTACCGTATTACATGGTTGAATTGGCAAGTGAGCGAAGTATTTGTTATACGTGTCTTTGCTTATACACGATAACGCCGACCCAGTGTCTACCTCCatgctaatattttttttctcaacacacatttgtactgtactgtattcatgtgttatgtctgattgttgaaattctagttctgtgcaataaagtatatttgatttgatttgatttgatttgatttgtacaCTTACCGCCTTATAGTGTCTTAAACTCAAATGATGTAGGTATTCTTCCTCGTCATAGTCCGACGAACCATTCGCGTCCCAGAATCGTATCTCTCCCGACTCCTCCTGCGGGGACATCGGCGACatggcgccgcccgcgccctcgTCTTCGTCGTAGTCTTCCTCCGCCTCGCCGTAATATACGCGACCCCGCTGGGCCCCGCGGTTTTGTGCGCTCCCCTGCGAAGCTGCACACATACGTCGCAAATGCCCCGGCCGCTTGCATCTGCTACAAATATAGTCCCGATAGCGGCACGAATTCCCGGAGTGTCGTTCCGACCCGCAGACTTTGCACGGTCCCGCCGCCTGGTTCCGCGAATCTGTCCGATTTGTTCCCGGCGACCCGCTATTGCGTAACCGACCTCGGCCGCGCTGAcgcgtagttaatgccattgcgTTAATAGATGAATGCAAGGCGTTGGCGCTCgacccgccgcgccgccgccgcagcctgcgcccgcgcctccCGCACCCTGCTCCACCGCTGCCGCGTCCCTCTCCGCCGCTTCTAACGAGCTTGCAACCGTGACCGCATTACTGAAGGACAAGTCATCGTCCTCGGCGAATAACCTCTGCCTTATCACTTCACTCCTCATTCCACAGACAAACTGGTCTCGTAAATTTTCACTCAAACTGCTACCAAACTTACAGTTACGCGCTAATCTTTTTAATTCAGCCACATACCCCGCGATATTTTCTTCTACATTCTGTCTTCTCTGCCTGAAACGATACCGCTCCGCCAAAGCCGACGGGGACGGTTGTAGGTGCTTCCGCATAAGGTCGTCCGCCTCAGTGAAGGTCAAATCCTTTGGCTTCTTAGGACTAGCGAGGTTCACCAACAGTTCATACGCTTCCTCCCCCATAGTAGCGATCAACGTGGGTAACTTTAGGTCGTCTTTTACACTATTCACTACAAAGTACATTT
The Pectinophora gossypiella unplaced genomic scaffold, ilPecGoss1.1 Pgos_61, whole genome shotgun sequence genome window above contains:
- the LOC126381553 gene encoding uncharacterized protein LOC126381553 — translated: MSSVGKLGEFEVKCGNWSSYIDRLEMYFVVNSVKDDLKLPTLIATMGEEAYELLVNLASPKKPKDLTFTEADDLMRKHLQPSPSALAERYRFRQRRQNVEENIAGYVAELKRLARNCKFGSSLSENLRDQFVCGMRSEVIRQRLFAEDDDLSFSNAVTVASSLEAAERDAAAVEQGAGGAGAGCGGGAAGRAPTPCIHLLTQWH